A window of the Rubeoparvulum massiliense genome harbors these coding sequences:
- a CDS encoding class D sortase, protein MGSSSSHILPSQPQHQPELQPQPRSNPQSNSPSQHQKISNSDELAKLDGVRGVIRIPKIEATIPIFAGASETSLRKGVGIIEPKKEFGIHNVGIAGHRAIAYGKQFNRLNELTADDEIEVKTRTNVYTFIVVQSFLVDQTEVNVLADQEEPLITLVTCTPIGAENPTDRLIVQAKLTQKTESTP, encoded by the coding sequence ATAGGATCATCATCCTCACACATTCTTCCATCCCAACCTCAACATCAACCAGAACTACAACCTCAACCACGATCAAATCCACAATCCAATTCTCCATCTCAACACCAAAAAATATCCAATTCCGACGAACTAGCCAAACTCGATGGTGTAAGGGGAGTCATCCGAATTCCAAAAATCGAGGCTACAATCCCCATCTTTGCAGGGGCCAGTGAAACCTCACTTCGAAAAGGTGTTGGTATCATCGAGCCCAAAAAAGAGTTTGGTATTCATAATGTGGGAATTGCAGGACATCGAGCCATCGCCTATGGCAAGCAATTTAATCGACTAAATGAATTAACAGCAGATGATGAGATTGAAGTGAAGACAAGAACCAATGTTTATACGTTTATTGTGGTCCAATCCTTTTTGGTGGACCAGACAGAAGTCAACGTACTAGCTGACCAAGAAGAGCCATTGATCACCTTGGTGACATGTACCCCCATTGGCGCTGAGAATCCAACAGACCGGCTGATTGTGCAAGCTAAATTAACGCAGAAAACAGAGAGTACTCCTTAG
- a CDS encoding Uma2 family endonuclease, translated as MFYAMRSYFQNHGCLVFTAPFNVYFSVSNHFEKPDDIMQPDITVVCNKNQIVSKGCFGAPTLIVEVLSPATALKDYNEKFYAYQRYGVKEYWIVDTANRMIHVYHLKDGAYLERVTYGEEDTLRSIEYSDLHISLRSIFALEI; from the coding sequence TTGTTTTATGCTATGCGGAGCTATTTTCAGAATCACGGTTGCTTGGTCTTTACTGCGCCATTCAATGTTTATTTTAGCGTCTCTAATCATTTTGAAAAGCCTGATGACATCATGCAACCAGATATCACAGTTGTATGTAATAAAAATCAAATCGTGTCCAAAGGCTGCTTTGGTGCGCCTACGCTCATCGTTGAAGTATTATCACCAGCAACTGCGCTAAAAGATTATAACGAAAAGTTCTATGCCTATCAGCGGTATGGTGTGAAAGAGTATTGGATTGTGGATACAGCCAATCGAATGATTCATGTATATCATTTGAAGGATGGTGCATATCTGGAGCGGGTCACCTATGGGGAAGAAGATACATTGCGATCAATCGAATATTCGGATTTACACATCTCATTACGATCGATCTTTGCCCTTGAGATTTGA
- the speE gene encoding polyamine aminopropyltransferase: MIPPYLQQIDGVWWLVEDDRDNLKVSYRIKNVIFSETSSFQHVMILDSYDFGRMLVLDGAVQTTALDGYIYNEMIAHIPLLFHPDPKNVLVIGGGDCGVVRELAKYPELETIDMVEIDQIVVNAALNHLPEVSGNIKDPRLQFHFTDGVQFVKEKKDAYDVVIIDSSDPVGPAEQLFTSEFYQNVYQSLRKDGVMVCQSESPILYAPIMERCYNSIREIFASAHLYTATVPTYPGGLWSFTLGLKQSGGIQQRRQLATPTRYINRGIVESAFHLPEFLHRGGQTPMMLMR, encoded by the coding sequence ATGATACCTCCTTATTTACAGCAGATTGATGGAGTTTGGTGGTTGGTAGAGGATGACCGGGATAATCTAAAAGTAAGCTATCGGATTAAGAATGTGATCTTTTCTGAAACATCATCTTTTCAACATGTAATGATTCTCGATTCCTATGATTTTGGACGCATGCTCGTGCTAGACGGCGCTGTCCAAACCACGGCTCTGGACGGTTATATCTATAATGAGATGATCGCCCATATACCACTGCTTTTCCATCCTGATCCGAAGAATGTACTGGTAATTGGAGGCGGAGACTGTGGTGTTGTACGAGAGTTGGCTAAGTATCCAGAGCTTGAGACCATCGATATGGTGGAGATTGACCAAATCGTTGTGAATGCTGCTCTTAACCACTTACCTGAAGTGTCTGGTAATATTAAGGACCCTCGTCTGCAGTTCCACTTTACTGATGGCGTTCAATTCGTAAAAGAAAAGAAGGACGCCTATGACGTTGTAATTATTGATTCTTCGGATCCAGTTGGCCCTGCTGAACAGCTCTTTACTTCTGAATTCTATCAAAATGTCTATCAGAGCCTACGAAAGGATGGTGTCATGGTCTGTCAGAGTGAATCGCCCATCCTTTATGCTCCCATCATGGAGAGATGCTATAACTCTATTCGGGAGATCTTCGCTAGTGCTCATCTTTATACCGCAACGGTTCCTACCTACCCTGGTGGACTCTGGAGCTTCACTCTCGGGTTGAAGCAGTCAGGTGGAATCCAACAGAGGCGACAATTAGCTACTCCTACTCGTTATATAAACCGAGGCATAGTGGAAAGTGCTTTTCATTTGCCAGAATTTCTTCATCGTGGGGGTCAGACCCCCATGATGTTAATGCGTTAA
- a CDS encoding ABC transporter substrate-binding protein, whose translation MKHKWNSADHGWKGSKSILFLLLIFLLLVMGGCGDKSSETIEQPAEIPENPVSEQEEKLTERMLTDQMGREIVLPQEVNRVISTHRPLTFFVYAVGGQEKLVAVDNNSATSPFLQEIYPQVAELPTVGTKKEGLNIEAIVAAQPDVVILANLKGNDVVLEQLETQGIAAVVLDPESVVDMKETARIMGIIFNQEEQATELIAYYEETEKLIADRLTDLQADEKKRVYMTGSEVLKTPSADMYQHYLIEKAGGINVAQDLLGGFSQVSTEQVVAWNPDVIIGLQYCKESLTDVVATNPQLASVTAVQEGEVYRFPSNLVNWDYPEPSSALGMLWLAQKLYPEQLADIDIQVVADQFYQQFYGKSFSEIGGVIETEW comes from the coding sequence ATGAAACACAAATGGAACAGCGCAGATCATGGTTGGAAAGGTAGCAAAAGTATACTATTCCTTTTACTTATTTTTTTATTGCTAGTGATGGGAGGATGCGGTGATAAGAGTTCAGAGACCATCGAACAACCCGCTGAAATCCCTGAAAATCCCGTTTCTGAACAAGAAGAAAAACTGACAGAACGTATGTTAACGGACCAAATGGGTAGAGAAATCGTACTACCACAGGAAGTAAATCGTGTGATTTCTACCCATCGGCCTCTCACATTTTTTGTTTATGCTGTAGGAGGACAAGAGAAATTGGTGGCAGTTGATAATAATTCAGCGACCAGTCCATTCTTACAGGAAATTTATCCTCAAGTGGCTGAATTACCTACGGTAGGAACCAAAAAAGAGGGACTAAATATTGAAGCCATTGTTGCTGCCCAACCCGATGTAGTCATTCTCGCAAATCTAAAGGGAAATGATGTAGTTTTAGAACAGTTAGAAACACAAGGAATTGCAGCGGTTGTACTTGACCCTGAATCGGTAGTCGATATGAAAGAAACAGCACGGATTATGGGGATTATCTTCAACCAAGAGGAGCAAGCAACGGAGCTTATTGCCTACTATGAAGAGACAGAAAAGTTGATCGCTGACCGTTTAACTGATCTGCAAGCAGATGAGAAAAAGCGGGTATATATGACAGGATCAGAAGTTCTAAAAACTCCTTCAGCAGATATGTATCAGCACTATTTAATAGAAAAGGCAGGGGGAATTAATGTTGCTCAGGACTTGCTAGGTGGCTTCTCACAAGTTTCAACCGAGCAAGTGGTTGCATGGAACCCCGACGTGATTATTGGCCTACAATATTGCAAGGAGAGTCTCACCGATGTGGTAGCAACCAATCCACAGCTAGCTAGTGTAACGGCAGTACAAGAAGGTGAGGTCTATCGCTTTCCATCTAATCTTGTCAACTGGGATTATCCGGAACCCAGCTCTGCCCTAGGCATGCTTTGGTTAGCACAAAAGCTATATCCTGAGCAATTGGCAGATATCGATATACAGGTGGTAGCAGATCAATTTTATCAGCAGTTCTATGGCAAGAGCTTTTCAGAGATTGGTGGAGTGATTGAGACAGAATGGTAA